The Candidatus Nezhaarchaeota archaeon DNA window GCCATAGGCGTTGTAAGTGAAGTGATACTTGGAGTGCCATACTACATAGGCTCCCTCATAGCTTTGGTGATAGTTGTAGGCTACGTGATGACTGGAGGGATGTTCTCAACCGCTTGGACGACCTTCCTACAAGCATTACTGTTCATCGTGGGGGTCTACATAACGGTACCAATAATAATAAGCTGGATTGGAGGTTGGGTAGCATTAAATGAACTTGCATCACAAGTTCCAACACTTCAAAACGTCACCAGGAAAGTAGCGCCAGACTACCTCTTCGGCCCCTTCTTAGATAGTCCTGGTAGTCTAGTAAGTACTATGCCTCTTGTGGGCTGGACCTTCAACTTAACTCTCTTCGGCTTAACAGTGCCACTAGGTCTCATGGTAGTCCCTCACATAATAAACAATGTGCTATGTTACAAAGACGTCAAATATACGAGGTGGGGTCCGATAATCATGTACGTCATGGGCATGCTAGTAATCCTACTTACATCTCTAGCTGGGTTAGCTGCTAGAGTTGCATGGGCTCAAGGAAGACTTGAGATAGCTGAATTAACTTTAGCTACTGGTGAGAAAGTAAGATGGTCTGACATGGCTTACCCGACCATAGCGAAAGCAGCTCTACCCTACGAATTGTTCATATTCCTACTACCATGCATACTAGCGGCTGTCATGTCAACCACCGATAGGTTGTTGGTAACTGCCGCTAGCAACATAAGCTACGACGTCATTAAGAACGTCTTTAAGCCGACGATTAGCGAACGAAGCATTATGTGGATTAGCAGGGTCATAGTGTTGATAATTGGCCTTGGTTCATGGTCCTTAACGATAACGCCTCAGCCAATGCTTGCATGGTTCATATGGGCAGCTTTGGGCATAGCATTGAACAGCTTCTTCTGGCCAGTGGTTGGAGGACTGTTCTGGAGGAGGATGAACAAACACGCAGCGAGATGGAGTCTAGTCGCTGGATTTGTCGTCACGCTAATATGCTTCGCGACGTATGGAACGAGAATAGACATCCCAGGAGTTGCGAGCATTTATGCGGCCTTCCCAGGCTTCATCGCTAGTACGGTGGTTGCTATAGTGCTTTCCCTTGTGACGAAACCGCATTCCGAAGAGGTATTGAAAGCTACATTTACAGGGCCGTTCCTTAGACCAAAGTCCTCTTAAACCTATTAACCTTTTTTCCTTTAGTTTAAAGGCCGTTTATGTCATCTCTCCACGTTACAGGGATTTAGATGATTTGGAGGTCACAGAGTAAGCGTTAATAAGGTTGTAGGTCAAGGCTAATTTGAGGTGCGCTTTATGGTAAATGCCTGCATTCTTATGAGGACTGAGAGAGGCAGGAGCGATGACGTTGTAGCTAAGGTCAGGCAACTCGAAGGCGTGAAAGTGGCTTTTCCAACATTCGGGAGATACGATGTGGTCGTGGACGTGGAGGTCGATGATTTCAAATCTCTTGGTCAGCTGGTTCAGAAGATAAGTAGGCTTTCAGGAGTCGTATTCACAGAGACGCTTGTCGAACTCCAAACTTAAGGAGGGGTGATGATGGTCAATGCAGTGGTATTAATTAAATCAGTGGCGACTAAGCAGGACGAACTGATCAACAAGCTAAAGGTTTTGGAGTACGTTAGAAAGGTTTATCCATGTTATGGGAGGTTCGACGTCGTCGTGTTCATAGATGCCCCCGACATCGACAAGGTGAAGCTATTAACGCTAAAGATAAATTCAATGGATGGAGTTAGAAGCACCGAAACGCTTCTCGAGGCTTAAGCGCGTCCGTACACCAACTACTTCTACTTGGTGGCAATGATGAGCACTCGAAGTTTTAATGTGCAGGCTCTACTCAAGAAGCTAGACTTCAATAAACTTAATGGCTTGGTCCCAGTTGTAACAGTCGACGTCTCCACTGGTAGGGTGTTGATGCTAGCCTTCATGGATAAAGAGGCTCTAATTCGAACAGCTGAAACTGGCTTAATGCATTACTGGAGTAGGAGTAGAGGAAAACTATGGCTCAAAGGCGAGGAGTCTGGACATTATCAGAAGGTTGTAGGAGTGTATGTGGATTGTGATAACGACTCCCTCCTCTTCTTAGTAGAGCAAGTAGGGGTTGCATGTCACAAGGGAAGGCCCTCTTGTTTTCACTGCAAAGTTGAGGACGGCACTAAAGAAGAGGAGTTAGGAGGAGGGGGGTCAATACTTTCTCAACTTCAAGAAGTGATAGATCTGAGGTTGAAGGAGAAGCCTGAAGGCTCGTATACGTGGAGACTCGCATCTAAAGGCCTTCAAGCAGTGTTGAAGAAGGTGCATGAGGAGCTTTTCGAGTTCACGCATGCCTCTCTTTTGGAGGATGAGGAGAAAGTCGTGGCTGAAGCCGCTGATTTACTATACCACTTGATGCTAGCGTTATCTCTTAGGAGCTTGTCCATAGAGGACGTTATGAGGGAGCTCACTAGAAGAAGGTATAAGGAAGCTAGTGGTTCAGCAAGTTAAGTGCAATGCCGCCACAACCCTCTTCTCTCTACTTTTCTCATTATAGAGGTTGCAAGCCTCTCTCGTTGGTAGAGCTATAAGCTCTACCCCTCTCTTCTTAGCCCACTCCTTGACCTCTGGCAGTACCTTAACTATCCCGAAGTATCCCGTCCCTATTATCAGGACGTCCAGGTCCTCGTTCTCTATTAACTCTAGGTCCTTAACGCAAACCTCATGTCCCTTGACCCTCCACCACTCCCTCACCTCCTTTGGGGTTATCACCACATCCCTATTGTACTTCTTCCCATCGATCACTATCTTTCCAAACCCATATTCATCGATGCGCATTCACTAAACCTCCGCCTAAGAAGTAATCAGAAGGAAAGACTTATAAAAAAATGTATTGAAGGACGACTTGCTTCAAAGGGGCTTGCGCTGGCTATCGAGATGCCTTGCTCCTCCTCTCTTCAAGCCATCTTCCCAACACGCTGAAGCCTATGTAAGTTAACGCGCAGCCCATGAAGGTTACCCACCACCAGTTCCCCCAACCCCACACTTTTTCTGTGTAGACATAGTACCCTCCAAGGCCAGTCATTACGAAACCGTAGACCATGCAAGCCAAGGCACCATACTTATGCGCTTTTCGCCAGTAAAGGGTTAATGCCAAGACGAAGAAGAATATGCAGCCCATCCCAACAGCGGCGCCGGCCATTAGATACGCTAGGAGGTCTGGAGGTCTTACGACGACCCATATCAGCGGTATCAACGAGAATAAGGCTACAAGGCCCTTAGCCAATATTAACGACGCTCTATCGCTGAGGTTAGGCTTTAATAGCAAGACTATATCCCTGGTCACGCTCCCTGCCATCACTAAGACCATTGCTGCCAAGGTCGACATGGAGGCTGCGAACACAGCAGCGACGTACATTCCGGATATGTGCGGTCCGATCATAAGAGCCACGCATGGCGCAGCGGCATCTGCTTTTGCTGGGGATGCTGTGAAGAGTGCATCGCCGAACAAAGCTCTAGCCGATAGGCCAGTCAATATGTTGGCCCAAGGTATTGCTGAGCACATGAATATCACGAGGACCATTATCGCCATCTCTCTCTTAGTGAGAGCCCTCATACCCAAAAACCTGGCCACATTATGCGGAAAGCCGACAGCCATGGTTACGAACAGGCCTAACGTTGCCGTCAAGCCCACCACATCACTCGCAAATTGAAGGTTTGGTTTTGAGGCTAGGTCTGGTCTAAGTGGTGCTACGAGTTTAGGGTCTTGAGAAGCTAGTGCTTCGTTTAGGCCCATCGGTCCATTAACAAGCGCTAACGCCCCATATGCTAGCAAGTAGCAAGCAATGACCATAATCACTCCTTGAATAGCTAATGCCCATTGAGTTCCCGTGTAGCCTCCTAAAACCATGTACACTATCATGATTATGGCGGCTACGACTACAGATGCTTCCCAAGGAGTCCCGGTAACGACGTGCCAAGCTGTTGCGGCCGCTTTGTACTGTCCCACGGAGTATACCAACAATAGGACCACGTAGACCACGCTAGCCACTGCTGCTACGAGCTTGCTATTGTACAGAGAGCCAACCAGCTGAGGAACCGTCAAAGCCTTGAGCTCATGGAACATCTTCCTAAGCCTTGGTCCGAATATCGTGGCGCAAGGTATTATCCCCGCGAGGGTCCACACACCTGCAAGCCACATGCCTGACCAGCCGAACGTGTAGGTTATGCCCATCAGTCCAAGGCAAGCCCAACCGCTCATCCACGTAGCGCTTAGGGCGAGCCCAGTTATCACTGGGCCAAAGCTACTCCCCGATATCCATGAAATGAAGCTCTTGCTTACCTTCCTAGTCATGAAGCCAGCTATGGTGCAAAGTGTTAGCAATACTGAGAGCCATATAGCTGATGATATGATGTCTGCTGGGCTGGGCGATGGAAGCATGAGCTCAACCCTCCACCTCGCTCTTAATAGTAGTGATTATGGCGATCGCTACGCTAATCGCTATTACGCCTATGAAGCAGAGCCAGGGTACCATCAAGTCTTCCATTGCCCCCTCCCTCCATAATGTTTTTAGCGACAACCAAACCCGCGTAGGTTAAGGAGACTGGAACGCCCTTAACTTCCACGCTACCCGACTCTATCAGTCCTAGATCTCTAAGCCCTCTAAGGCTCCACTTCAACGTTGACTCCGGGATCCCTAGCTCACTCGATAGCTTCCTCACTAGACTGGAGAGAGTATGTTCACCATTGCCCTCGCAATAGAGCCTCAGTAAAATAGCTTTCTGAAGATTAGTCAGCTTTGATAAAGCAAGTCTCGTGAGGGCATGTTCGAGCTCGAGGAGAATGAGGTTCTCGTGCTTCAAGCTCTTAGTGTCGAGAATTCTCAGCGATGCTTTCTTAGTTGTTGCGTCTCTTCTTGAAAAGATAGACACCTTTGCTCAATACTCACCTCACCTGCATACAGGAGCTGAGGTAAAAGGTATTTAAGCTTTAAGGGTAAACAGTCTTGCCCATATCTCTAAAACAACGGTCTCAAAAGTCTTATTTCAATTCACATTCTTACTAGAAGTTAAGGAGAGGTAAGCGGTGTCAATTAGCGAATCAGACCTATTCAAGATATATCAAGCTCTCGGAAACCCTCATAGAAGAAACATAATAATGCTATTAGGTGAGAACCCGGAGGGCTTGACATTTTCAGAGCTAAGGAAGATGCTTAATCTAAGCGTTGGTACTCTATACTACAATTTAGATCAACTCGATGATTTAATTTGTCAGAAGAGCGATAAAAGGTACGCTTTAAGTAAGAAGGGCCTTATAGCCTACAGGATGTTGAAAGATGACCTTGAGAAGATAAAGAGCGAGCCCTCTTCGGATCTCGTCAGCAGGCTTCAAGCAATGTTCTTTCCCAGATGGTTCTTCATGTTTCTAGAGAGCAGAGGGAGCTTATTGCCATTGCTTGCCATCGCAGTTATATTGATGGGTTCGATAGCTTGCGAGTACAACGGCTTGGTCTTGAACATTACTTGGATAGGTCATACCATGACACCTTTTTTAGGCTTCTCGAGCTTCATTTGGAGTTGGTTGATAACGTCGATAGCATCATTTGTAATCGTTTCACGCAATATTAAAGAAAAACTTAAGGTAATTCCAAGGTATCTAGCCGAAATGGGCTTCGCCACGTTCCCGTTAGCAATATTCGTGGCTGTAGAGCCCATGCTGCGCTTGACGATAATTAAAGTAGTCACTCAAGTGATGTTATGGTTGCTAGCGATAATACTCATGTCCTCTGCCCTGAGTCGCTCTACTCGATGTAAACCTGAAATCGCTCTTTTGGTAGTGATCCTCGTCATGTTCATTGCTACTCTAGCAATCCCTCAGCTAGTAACGATACATTGATCAAACCTCATGTTGAATATCAATTAAACCCCTTATCTTCATGAGCAACGATGGGTAATGTTTTAAAGGTGTGAAAGAGAAGCAATTATCGTAAGATGGGATCTCGGGGTCAACGATGGCCACCTTCATATGCTTCGTGGGACACGATCTAATGAGGATAGTAGACGGGATAAATTACTGGAAAAGCAGAGAGGTCATAGACGACATAATACTAGTTCAAGATAAGAAGAAGGACAAGTACGGTTATGCTTCTAGACTTAATGCCAAGGACCTTCAGAAGATACTAACCTTTGCTGGCAAGGAACCTCAAATAATATCAGTTAACCCTCAAAGCTACGAAGACGTGTTCTCAACAATTTACTCCGTTGTTCGAAGTAGGGTCGAAGATTATGGGGGGAGGGTTTACATAGACGCAACGTCGACGACCAAAGAGGCTTATGGAGCTGTGGTGACGGTCGCCCTTATGTTTGAGGGCGTGAGGTTGTACATAGTCCCTCCAGCTGAGCGAGGATGGTACGTTCCAGACATTGACTCACCCGAGTTCCAAACATGGTTCAGCAAGGTCAGAAATGTGAGAGGACTTCAACCACAGGAAATATTTCTACCAGGCTTTAGGCTTGAGAGACTAACGTATGAGGAGGAAAGGGTGTTAATGGTCTTAGATAGCAAGGGCGGTGAGACGGACTCAATAAAGACCTTAATTCAATGGTACGGCGAGGACCCTAAAGACCCGAAGGTCAAAAACAAGTTTAGTAGGCTCGTGAATAAGCTATCGTCTAAGGGTCTCTTAATAAGTGAGGCAGGTGCAAGAGCTAAAGCGATTAAGTTGACAGAATTTGGAAGGATATACGCTAGGGCCCTAAGATATCACTATGCGCAGAAGAAGAAAAGCGAGACAGCACCTTATCCAGCCATATGAGGACGACGATTCATGGCCAGCATAATCCCTCCATTAGATAACTCAAAAGTCGTGTCTGAGGTATGTTCCTTCATAAGGAGGGTGGTTGAAGAAGCTGGTGTCAAGGGCCTGGTCATAGGACTCAGCGGAGGAGTTGATTCTTCTGTCACAGCCTACTTAGCAGTGAAGGCCTTGGGACCTAGTAGAGTGAAGGCCTTGATAATGCCGGATTATAGAGCAACACCTAAAAGTGACGTGGAGGACGCGTGGAGTGTAGCTAAGGAGCTGAATATAGAGGCGAAGGAAGTTGATATAGCGCCTATATGCGATGCCATAGTTGAAAATCATCCATATAAGGTCAAGGACGACATTCTTGCAATGGGTAATGTGAGGGCTAGGGTTAGAATGGTGCTTCTGTATTACGCGGCAAACACCATGAGGATGATGGTGTGCGGTGCTAGCGATAAATCTGAGATAATGATAGGTTACTTCACTAAGTATGGTGATGGTGGAGTTGACATAATGCCCATAGGGGACTTATATAAAACCGACGTCAGGCGATTGGCGAAATACTTGGGGATACCGGACAAGATATCTCTCAAGCCCAGTAGTCCAAGACTGTGGCCTGGCCAAACAGCTGAAGGAGAGCTCGGCATTAGCTACGACATCATAGACCCCATACTCTTCCTAGTCTATGAGAGAGGTTACAGACCAGAAGAGGTCGCGTTGAGGGTTGGGGTAAGCTTAGAGGTCGTTAATTCAGTGATCAGGAGAGTTGAGTCTTCGAGACACAAAAGGGCAATACCTCCCTTCCCCTCAGTATCCCACTTAAGATCCCGCTAAGTTCAAGTGATGGGGTGGAAGAAAGCTTTTAAGACGCCCAACATTGAGATAGTGATTGGATGGTGTTGGTAGCTTGAAATGTATTAGGTGCGGCAAATGCTGCTCAAGGACTGAAATACTGCTTTCAAACGAAGATGTGGCGAGGATAGAGGCCTTAGGCTACGACAGGAAGGACTTTGTGGTGAGGTCTGGTCCATACCTAAAATTAAGGAAGGTGGATGGGTACTGCTTTTTCTTCGACGCTTATGAAAAGACTTGCGAGATATATCCATACAGACCCATGAGTTGCAAGCTCTATCCAGTGATATACGTCTTAGGGAAGGGTCCAGAAGTTGATAGGAGCTGCCCAATGGCTTACACGGTGTCTAAGGCTGAGCTAACGAGGAAGGGTAAGCTGCTTGAGCAGCACTTAAGCAGGATATTCAAAAGGGCTAAGAGGGTATATTTGGCTAGCTTGCAAAAGTAGTAACTATGTTGGATAAATTGGATAAGGTGAGAAGCTCCATCAACGAGCTCTCTAAGAGACTTTTGAGCAAGGTTGAGGCCAAGGAAGACCTCTCACTAAAAGCTCGTAAAGCCATAAGACTCTGCGGTGAAGCCGTCTCGCTCTCCCATAGGGATCAAGTTCTCGAGGCTAAGGAGAGATTGAGAGAAGCTAAGGAGATTATTGAGGAGCTAAGACCTAAGCAACAAGACCTCGACCTGGAAGTCTTCAACGTTCTGCTTCAGGAGTACGTAGAGGCCGAAGCACTCGTAAGGATCGTGGAGGGAGGGGACATTCCATCAATCAACGAACTTCAAGTGACTGACGAAGCCTACGTACTAGGCCTAGCTGACTTAGTAGGGGAACTTAGGAGGAGGGTCCTTGAGGAGATAAGGAAGGGCAATGCTTCCAAGGCTGAGCACCTCTATACGTTAATGAAGGAGCTTTACGAGCTACTATGGCCCTTAGAGTATCCCAAATCCTTAGTGCCAGGCCTTAGGCACAAGATAGATGTCATGAGGAGGATAGTGGATGATACGCTGCATGACCTAACATTAATGAAGATGTTGAGTTTCCGTTAACTTAAGGACCCCCAGAAGGGGCAATACCTATAGGTTATCCGAAAAATCTATAAGATTTTAAGATCTCACAGAGTCTTGCCTAAAGTATTATAGCGCTTTGGGGTTTATTGATGAGCATGGAAGGCGACGCGCTTTCCTGCGCTTTAGAGGTAGTGATGACGCTTAGAAAGAAGGGGTTGTATCCCAACGATTCCTCGATAGCTGAAGAGCTTCGCATCCCTCTCGATCAAGTCAAGCAAGTGATGGAGGAGGCGGTAAAGCAAGGCTTTGTCGTAAAGAAGGACGACTACTATGATCTGACAGAGGAAGGCTTAAAGAAGGTGATAAGGCATAGAGAGCTTTTCATTCACGATCGCTTCGTTCACGGTGATAGTAGGTGGAGTTGCGGCATAACAGATTGGAGCAGACATTGGAGGCAGAGACACGGCTTAACAAGAGGCCTTCTTGCAAGCTTCTACAACGCGCTAACTGAGTTAGAAGGCAGGGTTGAAGACCTCAAGTCGCTGAGTGAGATGAGACCTGGAGAGAGGGGTGTAATCGTATCGATGGCATGCGGTCTCGGAGTTGCAAGGAGAGTTGCGGAGATGGGCCTAACGCCCGGGGTTGAGGTACTTGTAACAAGGAGGGCCCCCTTGAGAGGGCCCATAGAGGTTGAGGTTAGAGGTACGAGAGTCGTCCTGGGCTACGGATTGGCATCGAAGATAGCAGTCAAGGTCGTGAGGGCACCTCAATGAAACGTAATCTTACTATAGCCTTAGCCGGCAATGCGAACGTTGGGAAGAGCTGCATATTCAATAAGTTAACTGGCCTTAGCCAGATGGTCGGTAATTGGCCAGGCAAGACCGTGGAGAAAGCCGAGGGCACCCTTTATTTTCAAGGCTATAAGATAAGGGTGATAGACCTACCAGGGACATACTCACTCTCAACGTACTCAGCTGAGGAGGTCATAGTAAGGGATTACTTACTATCTCGCGAAGCCGATGTGATAGTAAATGTAGTGGATGCCTCAGCTTTAGAGCGAAATCTCTACTTAACACTTCAGCTCATGGAGCTACAAGTTCCGCTCATAATAGCCTTAAACCAAGTAGACATGGCTGAGAAGAAGGGGTTAATGATAGATCACGAGGAGCTATCTAGACTCTTAGGCGTCAAGGTAGTGCCGACAGTTGCCATAACGGGTAAGGGTCTTAACGAGCTCCTTCAGACAGTGATTGAGGCTGTCGAGAAGGGTCACCAGTTAGTAGCGAAGGCCCCAACATACGGTAGAGAGGTTGAGGAGAGGATTAAGTGCTTAGAAGATAACATCAAGAAGCTTGAGATAAGCAAGAAGTACCCTTCCCGATGGCTTAGCATAAAGCTCCTCGAAAGAGACCCCTTAGTCATAGAGATGGTGTCTAAGAGTGAGGGAGGAGCCGAGGTAATCAGGCTAGCTGATGAGTTAATAAGCGAGCTGGAAGAAGTGCATGGAGAATCGTCGCCCGTAATAATGGCTGCTGAGAGGTACGCCAAGATAGTTGAAATAATCTCTAAGGCTCAAAGAATAGTTGCCCCTCCAAGGGTTAAGTGGGAGAGGATCTTTGATTACGTGACCACGCACTCAGTGCTTGGTTACTTAATATTACTTTCAGTGATAGCAGGGATGCTTAGTCTAGTGTCTTACTTTGGAGGTCTCTTATCAGAGGTCATAGAGAGCTACGTAGGAGAGCCATTAATGGCAGTAGTTGAGACGCTACTACAAGCCCTCCCAGCAGAAGTCGTAGACATCGTAACTCACGGTTTAATAGCGGGCTTAGTAGCAGGGCTCGTTATAATCCTTCCATTCATAATACCATTCTATGCAATCCTCTCAATACTGGAAGATACAGGATACCTGCCCAGAGCAGCCTATTTAACTGACAGTTTCATGCACAAGATCGGTCTTCATGGAAAAGCTCTCCTACCAATACTGTTAGGCTTTGGATGCAACGTCCCAGCCTGCGTGGGATGTAGAATTCTTGAGACGGATAGGGAGCGAACCCTATGTGGGTTAGCTGTAACCTTCGTTCCCTGTGGCGCTAGGACGGTAGTCATACTAGGGCTTGTCGGGGTATACGTAGGTATACTCCCAGCCCTATCGATATACTTCATAACTTTCATGGTCTTACTCCTAGTGACTAAGCTGGCCTACGAGGTGATGCCCGGTGAGCCTATGGACTTGATAATGGAAATGCCCCCGTATAGGAGACCCAGCTTGAAGATAGTAGCTCTTAAGACTTGGAGCAAGACCAAGAGCTTTGCCGTCGTTGCCTTCCCGATAATAGTAGTTGGAAGTCTCGTCGTAGAGACGCTTAGGGTCGTGAATTTAATAGATCCCATAGTCTCGGCCATGGAGCCTCTAATCGTGGGGTTACTGGGCTTACCAGCTGAAGCCGCAGTACCGCTTATCTTCGGCTTTCTCCGAAAGGAGCTAGCCTTGGTAATGTTAGCAGAAGCGCTGAGGACCTACGACTTCTCGCTCGTAATGACGCCTAGTCAAATGTACGTTTTCGCATTAGTTGTTGCAATCTACATACCATGTGTTGCAACCTTTGCTGCATTGGTAAGAGAATTTGGATGGATAAGAGCTTTATCGATATCACTTACGACCTTAATGGTCGCAGTGCTTATTGGAACCTTAGCACACATAGCTTTAATCGCACTTAGCTTCTAATAATTGTTAAGACGTAAATATGATAAACGAACGAGTTTAAGTTCTTGCTTAACAAGCTTAAGGCCAACGTTCATGTGTAGGTTATACCGTGCTTAATTCTAAAGTGATCCGGCCCCTACTGCTTAGATTTCTTCCTAACCCTCTTCGTACGCTTGGAGCGTTGCTCAACCTCCAATATGCTCCTCAATGAGACCTCAGCTATGCTCCTAGCAACCTCATGGATTCTCTCCTCGAGCTTTAGGTACTGGGCAAGGAAGTAATCCTTAGCTTTCGATATCACGGAGCTCATCTCTTCTTCGCCTTGCGCTATTTTAATTAGTTGCTTCTCCATCATGCTCCTAACTTCCGGTCTAACTAGCTCAGGTACGTGCTTTTCGAGCTGAGTTATTAAGCGTTTACCAAGCTCAGTAGGTATGCATCGTCTAGCCTCTATGTACATGTACCCTCGATCTATGTTCGTCTGAATGTGATCCTGCATGGTTGCATCCGTTCCTATACCCCACTTTTCCATGAGCTTCAGAAGCTCACTTTCGGAGAGGTAAGGTGGCGGCTCTGTACGTCCTTCCTTAACCTCAATGCTTAGGACTCGAACCTCATCACCAACCTTGATCGGCAGGTGTGGGACTACCTTAGGATAGTCGTAATCGTATATAGCGAGGAAGCCTTTGTCGATGACTTCAAGGGTTGCATAGACGAATTTCTCCCCGCCTATGCTTAGCACATACTTCTTACTTTCAAGTTGAGCCGGTGAACTAAACGTAGCAATGAAGTGCCTAGCTATCAGCTCGTATAGCCTCCAACCATCTCTCCCAACCTCCTTTTCAACCTCACCTCTAGTAGCAGCCTTAATGGGGTGTATGGGTGGGTGAGCTTTATCATCTTTAGCTCCTGAAGTCGGCTTAGCACCTTGAGCTAATAACCTCTTAACGTAGTCTCCAAAGTCTGGGTGTGCTGCGAAAGACTTTAGCCTATTATAAGCCGAAGGAGGGTATATCTGCGTTTCAGTCCTCGGATAGCTTATGAAGCCCCTTCGATATAGCTCCTCAGCTACGTCCAACGTCCTCTTAGCTCTCATGTTGAGGTATCTGCTAGCTAAGCTCTCAAGCTCCACGGTATCAAGGGGCTTTGGTGGTGCTCTCTCACTTCTAGTCACCTTTACGTCCTCGACCTTAGCCTTTAAAGCGCCCTTAACTTTCTCTCTGACTTTCTCAGCCTCATCTTTAGAGCTAAACCTCCCCCTGATATGCTCCACTTCCACCTCTCTATCGCCTATCTTCAACTTAGCCACGATCTTGTAGAACTTTTGGCTCTCAAAGCTTTCCCTTTCTAGAGCCCTCTTGACGACGAAGTAGAGCGTCGGGCTTTGACAAGGACCATAGCTTATAAAGCGACCCTTGGGCAGTGCTAATGGGTTGACCTCCCTGACCTTCAGAGTTAAAAGCCTTGTAAATGAGGCCCCAACTACGAGGTCTATGATTGACCTGGCAAAGCTCTTCTCGGCCAGGTTCTTGTTGGGAGATCTCAAGTTGTTAAACGCTTGCAGTAGCTCCTCGTTATCTAAGCTTGAGAACCAGGCTCTCTTGAACTCAGCATATGGATTAACGGCTCTAATTACGTCAATGACCTCGAATGCTATCCCCTCTCCCTCCACATCAGCATCGAGAGCTAAGACCACCTCCTCAACTCTCCTACCAAGATCCCTCAAAACCTCAACGTATTTTGCACTTTCATCTCGAATAACTCTGATCGGCTGGACCTTGAAAAGCTCCTTCGGATCCACATAATCCCAGTCGTTAAACCTCTCGTCGAAGTCGAAGTCCATTAAGTGACCTCTAAGACCAATAACAATCCACCTCTTACCATCTTTATCGAAACGATAGCACGGTACACCTTTCACGCGAAGCG harbors:
- a CDS encoding DNA topoisomerase, yielding MRLHWKDSLHHELRGVEADVLVVCEKDSVAKAVASALSSGWVTLRVKGVPCYRFDKDGKRWIVIGLRGHLMDFDFDERFNDWDYVDPKELFKVQPIRVIRDESAKYVEVLRDLGRRVEEVVLALDADVEGEGIAFEVIDVIRAVNPYAEFKRAWFSSLDNEELLQAFNNLRSPNKNLAEKSFARSIIDLVVGASFTRLLTLKVREVNPLALPKGRFISYGPCQSPTLYFVVKRALERESFESQKFYKIVAKLKIGDREVEVEHIRGRFSSKDEAEKVREKVKGALKAKVEDVKVTRSERAPPKPLDTVELESLASRYLNMRAKRTLDVAEELYRRGFISYPRTETQIYPPSAYNRLKSFAAHPDFGDYVKRLLAQGAKPTSGAKDDKAHPPIHPIKAATRGEVEKEVGRDGWRLYELIARHFIATFSSPAQLESKKYVLSIGGEKFVYATLEVIDKGFLAIYDYDYPKVVPHLPIKVGDEVRVLSIEVKEGRTEPPPYLSESELLKLMEKWGIGTDATMQDHIQTNIDRGYMYIEARRCIPTELGKRLITQLEKHVPELVRPEVRSMMEKQLIKIAQGEEEMSSVISKAKDYFLAQYLKLEERIHEVARSIAEVSLRSILEVEQRSKRTKRVRKKSKQ
- a CDS encoding FeoA family protein is translated as MSMEGDALSCALEVVMTLRKKGLYPNDSSIAEELRIPLDQVKQVMEEAVKQGFVVKKDDYYDLTEEGLKKVIRHRELFIHDRFVHGDSRWSCGITDWSRHWRQRHGLTRGLLASFYNALTELEGRVEDLKSLSEMRPGERGVIVSMACGLGVARRVAEMGLTPGVEVLVTRRAPLRGPIEVEVRGTRVVLGYGLASKIAVKVVRAPQ
- the feoB gene encoding ferrous iron transport protein B; protein product: MKRNLTIALAGNANVGKSCIFNKLTGLSQMVGNWPGKTVEKAEGTLYFQGYKIRVIDLPGTYSLSTYSAEEVIVRDYLLSREADVIVNVVDASALERNLYLTLQLMELQVPLIIALNQVDMAEKKGLMIDHEELSRLLGVKVVPTVAITGKGLNELLQTVIEAVEKGHQLVAKAPTYGREVEERIKCLEDNIKKLEISKKYPSRWLSIKLLERDPLVIEMVSKSEGGAEVIRLADELISELEEVHGESSPVIMAAERYAKIVEIISKAQRIVAPPRVKWERIFDYVTTHSVLGYLILLSVIAGMLSLVSYFGGLLSEVIESYVGEPLMAVVETLLQALPAEVVDIVTHGLIAGLVAGLVIILPFIIPFYAILSILEDTGYLPRAAYLTDSFMHKIGLHGKALLPILLGFGCNVPACVGCRILETDRERTLCGLAVTFVPCGARTVVILGLVGVYVGILPALSIYFITFMVLLLVTKLAYEVMPGEPMDLIMEMPPYRRPSLKIVALKTWSKTKSFAVVAFPIIVVGSLVVETLRVVNLIDPIVSAMEPLIVGLLGLPAEAAVPLIFGFLRKELALVMLAEALRTYDFSLVMTPSQMYVFALVVAIYIPCVATFAALVREFGWIRALSISLTTLMVAVLIGTLAHIALIALSF